The proteins below are encoded in one region of Mycobacterium shinjukuense:
- a CDS encoding FAD-binding oxidoreductase yields MGLDDRDALRVLHDAFTPDDANGLVRRFYANWFALDVSVRDLFPPEMAGQRAAFAHALHWVYGELVAQRAEAPVAFLAQLGRDHRKYGVLPTQYETLRRALYATLRGYLGAAWTPAVDEAANQSLNLITGVMSGAADSDDGPAWWDGTVTEHVRVSRDLAVVRLRLDRPLPYHAGQYVNVHVPQCPHRWRYLSPAVPADPDGRIEFHVRVVPGGLVSNAVVNETRPGDRWRLSSPHGGLHVDRDGGDVLMIAGSTGLTPLRALIMDLARYAVNPRVHLFFGARYRCELYDLRTLWQIAAHNPWLSVSPVSEYDRDPAWAADYPDVTPPRGLHVPQTGRLPEAVTKFGGWGDRQILICGGPAMVCATKAALIAKGAPPERIQHDPLSR; encoded by the coding sequence GTGGGCCTGGACGACCGCGATGCGTTGCGGGTGCTGCACGACGCCTTCACGCCCGACGACGCCAACGGCCTGGTCCGCCGGTTCTACGCCAACTGGTTTGCCCTCGACGTCTCGGTGCGCGACCTGTTCCCGCCCGAAATGGCCGGCCAGCGAGCCGCTTTCGCGCACGCGCTGCATTGGGTGTACGGCGAGCTCGTCGCCCAGCGGGCCGAGGCACCGGTGGCCTTCTTGGCCCAGCTCGGCCGTGATCACCGCAAATACGGTGTGCTGCCAACCCAGTACGAGACATTGCGCCGGGCACTGTACGCAACGTTGCGCGGCTATCTGGGAGCCGCTTGGACGCCAGCCGTCGACGAGGCCGCCAACCAGTCGCTCAACCTGATCACCGGGGTGATGAGCGGCGCCGCGGATTCCGATGACGGGCCCGCCTGGTGGGACGGCACCGTCACCGAGCACGTGCGGGTGTCCCGGGATCTCGCGGTGGTCCGGCTGCGGCTCGATCGCCCGTTGCCCTATCACGCCGGCCAGTACGTCAACGTCCATGTCCCGCAATGCCCGCACCGCTGGCGATACCTGAGCCCCGCCGTTCCGGCCGACCCGGACGGCAGGATCGAATTTCACGTCCGAGTGGTGCCCGGCGGCCTGGTCAGCAACGCCGTCGTCAACGAGACGCGGCCGGGCGACCGGTGGCGATTGTCCAGCCCGCACGGCGGCTTGCACGTCGACCGCGACGGCGGCGATGTGCTGATGATCGCCGGTAGCACGGGCCTGACCCCGCTGCGCGCACTGATCATGGATCTTGCCCGCTACGCCGTGAATCCCCGGGTGCATCTGTTTTTCGGCGCGCGCTACCGCTGCGAGCTGTACGACCTGCGCACGCTGTGGCAGATTGCGGCACACAATCCGTGGCTGTCGGTCTCGCCGGTGTCGGAGTACGACCGCGATCCGGCCTGGGCCGCCGACTATCCCGACGTCACACCGCCGCGCGGCCTGCACGTGCCCCAGACCGGCCGGCTGCCCGAGGCGGTCACCAAATTCGGCGGCTGGGGCGACCGGCAGATCCTGATCTGTGGCGGACCGGCCATGGTGTGCGCGACCAAGGCCGCGCTGATCGCCAAAGGCGCTCCGCCGGAACGCATTCAGCACGACCCGTTGTCACGGTAG